Proteins from one Aureimonas sp. SA4125 genomic window:
- a CDS encoding recombinase family protein, with amino-acid sequence MTEPSRTLVAYYRVSTDRQGKSGLGLDAQRMAIAQFASANGFHTIEAFEEIETAKGADALERRPKLAAALASARRHKCAVVVAKLDRLSRDVAFIAGLMAQRVPFIVAELGADADPFMLHVYAALAEKERAMIAARTKAALQQKKAAGAKLGNRTNLAEASKAGAASNAKEADAFAANVLPVIASIRDAGTTSHRGIAEVLNARAVRTARGGTWTAVQVGRVLARAA; translated from the coding sequence ATGACCGAACCTTCCCGTACTCTCGTTGCCTACTACCGCGTCAGCACCGACCGCCAAGGCAAGAGCGGCCTGGGTCTCGACGCACAACGGATGGCCATCGCTCAATTCGCCTCCGCCAATGGCTTCCACACCATTGAGGCATTCGAAGAGATCGAGACGGCAAAGGGCGCGGACGCTCTCGAGCGCCGACCGAAGCTGGCGGCGGCACTGGCGAGCGCTCGGCGCCATAAGTGCGCTGTCGTGGTCGCCAAGCTCGATCGGCTTTCCCGCGATGTCGCCTTCATTGCTGGCCTCATGGCGCAGAGGGTTCCGTTTATCGTGGCGGAACTCGGCGCGGATGCCGACCCCTTCATGCTCCACGTCTATGCCGCTCTCGCCGAGAAAGAACGCGCCATGATCGCGGCTCGCACGAAGGCAGCGCTCCAACAGAAAAAAGCGGCCGGCGCGAAGCTTGGCAATCGGACAAATCTCGCCGAAGCGAGCAAGGCGGGCGCCGCATCGAACGCGAAAGAGGCCGACGCCTTTGCAGCGAACGTGCTTCCGGTGATCGCCAGCATCCGAGACGCGGGCACGACATCACACCGGGGGATCGCGGAAGTCCTGAACGCGCGAGCGGTGCGAACGGCGCGTGGGGGCACCTGGACCGCGGTTCAGGTTGGACGCGTCCTTGCCCGCGCCGCTTAG
- a CDS encoding HGGxSTG domain-containing protein: MRDLSPARAAWCRSARWRDIARQHCRRMNAERVAGPKCGAKTRVTGEPCRNPPKANGRCRLHGGSTPKAKDWHKPRWPDRDSPGAMDKLAAKLKDLERAAEKRAARLAAMSPDERARHDAWHAARKPGSPAERARVRVDRQHAAEARKLPDRPAAPPSAELAEIEHHIEELRRQAAEIEARQDAARQKAWSVFE; the protein is encoded by the coding sequence ATGCGCGATCTGAGCCCGGCGCGGGCCGCGTGGTGCCGATCGGCCCGGTGGCGCGACATCGCCCGCCAGCACTGCCGGCGGATGAACGCCGAGCGGGTGGCCGGCCCGAAGTGTGGCGCCAAGACCCGCGTGACTGGCGAGCCCTGCCGAAACCCGCCGAAGGCGAACGGCCGTTGTCGTCTGCACGGCGGCAGCACGCCGAAGGCGAAGGATTGGCACAAACCACGATGGCCCGATCGAGACAGCCCGGGGGCAATGGACAAGCTCGCCGCCAAGTTGAAGGACCTCGAGCGGGCTGCAGAGAAGCGCGCAGCGCGCCTCGCCGCCATGTCACCCGACGAACGGGCGCGGCACGATGCTTGGCACGCAGCGCGCAAGCCCGGCTCGCCGGCCGAACGTGCCCGCGTCCGCGTCGATCGTCAGCACGCCGCCGAAGCGCGCAAATTGCCCGACCGGCCGGCCGCACCGCCAAGTGCCGAATTGGCGGAGATCGAGCATCACATCGAGGAGCTGCGGCGCCAAGCCGCCGAGATCGAAGCGCGTCAGGACGCGGCGAGGCAGAAAGCATGGAGCGTGTTCGAATGA